Proteins encoded by one window of Enterococcus saccharolyticus subsp. saccharolyticus:
- a CDS encoding amidase family protein, with amino-acid sequence MKKLGLKWQRWGVLLATSTLLIPLSTGVLDTIDSTNEVAQSTTENVLSSVDLSESTHLSEENAPTSATNESTSITTTESSIESSSAIVESSDEELPTTFTLADYENSSALELAEAVRQQRVTSVQLVKYAFQKIHEQEDTFHAMISLREAEALKEAADLEDNGQPFLGVPLILKGLGHTIAGGSNSNGLTFAKDVVSRSTGTFTKAFQNAGFIVIGQTNYPEMGLKNITNSKLYGPTGSAWNPLYQAGGSSGGSATGVALGYAPVGSGSDAGGSIRIPAAWNGIIGMKPSRGVLVGNSASERGQTSHFAETKTMADTIALFNAFQTQELPNIPLSQEIKIAYSTKSPVGTPVDPAAIQAVETAVAFLREQGFQVEEVEQPYDGVKLMENYYTIGASSMGIIDFLAKQQAKRPVEIDDVDWTTWALFQTSKDLTKEDVDQAWENVRQIGAELAAFQEQYPLFLTPTTATTAPLLNDTAMLPEHIEAIKQMENLTKEEKLQLVYDQWLPGLTHTPFTQVANLTGTPAISLPTYVSADGLPLGIQFMAAQNNDRLLLAVGQLFEDNQQFNQAAQLPEEPDETGNSSSEDTTESSEETTQSSSTASSDENVMQSISTETSSTSSNSLESSTTITSTTETESSSRTTESIPTSESDTHHTTESSHETTSSSSHTKDSSSKATSQSSNTKNNTKPKATTRPSQETGQKKSAARKDQRTEQLPKTGEIENTWPILGVSIIVLTSGIIGWRKIKN; translated from the coding sequence ATGAAGAAATTAGGACTTAAATGGCAACGCTGGGGAGTATTGTTAGCAACAAGTACGTTACTTATTCCATTATCTACAGGTGTGTTAGACACCATCGATTCAACCAATGAAGTGGCTCAATCGACAACAGAAAATGTGTTATCTTCGGTTGATTTATCTGAAAGTACTCATTTATCAGAAGAAAACGCACCAACATCGGCAACAAATGAGAGCACTTCAATCACAACAACGGAATCCTCGATTGAAAGTTCTTCTGCCATCGTGGAAAGTTCCGATGAAGAACTGCCAACAACGTTCACCTTAGCTGATTATGAAAATAGTTCAGCTTTAGAACTAGCAGAAGCTGTCCGCCAACAACGAGTCACCAGTGTACAGTTAGTAAAATATGCGTTTCAAAAAATACATGAACAAGAGGATACCTTTCATGCAATGATTTCGTTACGCGAAGCAGAAGCCTTAAAAGAAGCGGCAGATTTGGAAGACAACGGGCAACCTTTCTTAGGTGTGCCATTAATTCTGAAAGGATTAGGTCATACCATTGCTGGCGGAAGCAACTCCAATGGATTAACGTTTGCCAAAGATGTCGTTTCTCGATCCACAGGAACATTTACAAAAGCATTTCAAAATGCTGGATTTATCGTAATTGGACAAACCAATTATCCTGAAATGGGCTTAAAAAATATTACGAATTCTAAACTTTATGGGCCCACAGGTAGCGCGTGGAATCCTTTGTATCAAGCAGGTGGTTCGTCGGGTGGTTCTGCTACAGGAGTTGCCTTAGGTTATGCGCCAGTAGGTTCTGGTAGTGATGCGGGTGGTTCAATTCGTATTCCTGCCGCTTGGAATGGCATTATTGGAATGAAACCGTCACGAGGAGTGTTAGTTGGCAATTCAGCTAGTGAACGTGGACAAACAAGCCATTTTGCGGAAACAAAAACCATGGCCGATACGATTGCTTTATTTAATGCGTTTCAGACACAAGAACTACCTAATATCCCATTGTCTCAAGAAATAAAAATTGCTTATTCAACCAAATCACCTGTCGGAACACCAGTGGACCCAGCGGCAATTCAAGCCGTAGAAACAGCGGTTGCTTTTTTACGTGAACAAGGTTTTCAAGTAGAAGAAGTTGAGCAACCTTACGATGGTGTCAAATTGATGGAAAATTATTATACCATTGGCGCTAGTTCGATGGGGATAATTGATTTCTTAGCCAAACAACAAGCCAAGCGACCGGTGGAAATTGATGATGTGGATTGGACAACATGGGCATTGTTCCAGACAAGTAAAGATTTAACCAAAGAAGATGTCGATCAAGCTTGGGAAAATGTACGACAAATCGGTGCCGAACTTGCAGCTTTCCAAGAACAATATCCGTTATTTTTAACACCAACAACCGCAACAACTGCACCTTTGTTAAATGATACAGCGATGCTTCCTGAACATATTGAAGCCATTAAACAGATGGAAAATTTAACCAAAGAAGAAAAATTACAACTCGTCTACGATCAATGGTTGCCAGGATTAACCCACACGCCATTTACACAAGTTGCTAATTTAACAGGAACACCAGCTATCAGTTTGCCAACCTATGTATCAGCAGACGGATTACCATTAGGGATTCAATTTATGGCAGCACAAAACAACGATCGCTTGTTATTGGCAGTAGGACAATTATTTGAAGATAACCAACAGTTTAATCAAGCCGCTCAACTACCAGAAGAACCAGATGAAACAGGGAATTCCAGTTCAGAAGATACAACTGAATCCAGTGAAGAAACAACGCAATCGAGTAGTACAGCATCAAGCGATGAAAATGTTATGCAATCGATTAGTACCGAAACAAGCAGTACATCGAGCAATAGTTTAGAATCGAGCACAACGATAACATCAACAACTGAAACAGAGTCATCATCACGTACAACTGAATCAATACCTACGAGTGAGAGCGATACGCATCATACAACAGAATCCAGTCATGAAACGACATCTTCATCTAGTCATACGAAAGATTCTTCAAGTAAAGCTACCTCACAATCCAGTAACACGAAAAATAACACAAAACCGAAAGCAACAACCCGTCCTTCTCAAGAAACAGGACAAAAGAAATCCGCTGCTAGAAAAGACCAACGTACTGAACAGTTGCCTAAAACTGGCGAAATAGAAAATACGTGGCCAATTCTTGGCGTTAGTATCATAGTCTTAACTAGCGGCATCATCGGTTGGCGAAAAATAAAGAATTAA
- a CDS encoding sigma factor yields MLLYGLSLTRSHYEAEDLVQEALYRFLLIYDQLEDTNYKARLFRVMRNYYFDKQRKEKKKPTIYSINLSN; encoded by the coding sequence ATGCTCCTCTATGGACTCTCTCTTACAAGGTCACACTACGAAGCTGAAGACCTTGTACAAGAAGCCTTATATCGCTTTTTATTAATTTATGACCAATTAGAAGATACCAATTATAAAGCACGGTTATTTCGTGTCATGCGCAATTATTATTTTGACAAACAACGAAAAGAAAAGAAAAAACCGACGATTTACTCCATAAATTTATCCAATTAA
- a CDS encoding RNA polymerase sigma factor translates to MAHLKEPYQEILVSYYFLDMSIKNIADITGLKLSNVKVLLYRGRKQLKEVLSNEKLS, encoded by the coding sequence ATTGCGCATCTAAAAGAGCCCTACCAAGAAATTCTAGTATCCTATTACTTTTTGGATATGTCGATAAAAAATATTGCTGATATTACTGGTTTAAAGCTAAGCAATGTCAAAGTGTTGTTATATCGCGGCAGAAAACAATTGAAGGAGGTATTAAGTAATGAAAAATTATCGTGA
- a CDS encoding DUF1456 family protein — MNHNDRLTRLRYALDIKDNDMIKIFELGGVTVTKEEVREMLKKKDEENYELALTNENFERFLNGMITSQRGVREGAPEPVLELHNGNANNLLLKKLKIALSLTSEDMLDILALAGVNVSKGELGAILRKEGHRNYKPCLDKYARNFLKGLMLEYRKDK; from the coding sequence ATGAATCATAATGATCGTTTAACGCGCTTACGCTATGCGCTAGACATTAAAGATAACGATATGATAAAAATTTTTGAATTAGGTGGCGTAACTGTTACTAAAGAAGAAGTCCGAGAAATGCTAAAGAAAAAAGACGAAGAAAACTATGAATTAGCATTAACCAATGAAAATTTCGAACGATTTTTAAACGGTATGATTACTTCGCAACGTGGTGTACGTGAAGGAGCCCCAGAACCTGTATTGGAACTACACAATGGCAATGCCAATAACTTATTGCTAAAGAAATTAAAAATTGCCCTTTCTCTAACTAGTGAAGATATGTTAGACATTTTAGCACTTGCAGGCGTGAACGTTTCTAAAGGAGAACTCGGCGCGATTCTACGTAAAGAAGGTCATCGCAATTATAAACCTTGTTTGGATAAATATGCGCGTAACTTCTTAAAAGGTTTAATGTTAGAATACCGCAAGGATAAATAG
- a CDS encoding bifunctional metallophosphatase/5'-nucleotidase: MLVIMKRYINKKWLVLLSMGVLAGCATNTTSEDKETESSTSEEKQITILGTSDIHGRYMAWDYATDVENKAGSFAQISTIVKEIRDENEHTVLVDAGDLIQDNSAELFKNDDHHPATEVLKALDYDVWTMGNHEFDYGFDVLDNITEQFDGGVLAGNVQLDDGTPYFDSYKIVERDGVKIGFIGMTTPLVAEFKKDTDIFDGKKLTDPVKETIEVVKNLKKDVDVLVGVVHMGISNENDVHNTGVADMAEAVPELDVVFAGHMHTLVEEEFINDVLIVEPDKYGRFVSRVDLTLSKNEDGYEVKDKSGSAIEVAGYEEDPEINELLKPSHERARKDANTVLGELVGMDLVPENEIQGISAAQIQETPLVNFFGEVMLHYSQGADVVAFQIDTDTPLLDMGEIKKKDIARNYQFTDGEVTVYEITGKDLKDYMEWGADYYNQTRPGDVTVSFNPERRTSKYNTNDRFYNVKYEIDLSQEAGNRIINLRRLDDTPIKDDETLKIGMNQYRMNFLVSEDGPLAGREFKEGYSTFAQDAFGEVEGRIRELSARYIKEEKNGVYEGVLLNNWKIIGVDNDAEVRQDVVDLVNADILELPSMEDGKVTNIASININDEVTQENIDALAKKANVNVDELQNIQTTGDLYKAINDKRSK, translated from the coding sequence ATGTTGGTGATTATGAAGAGATATATCAATAAGAAGTGGCTTGTTTTATTAAGCATGGGGGTCCTTGCTGGCTGTGCGACAAATACTACCAGTGAAGACAAAGAAACGGAAAGCTCAACTTCGGAAGAGAAACAAATAACTATTTTAGGAACTTCAGATATTCATGGTCGTTACATGGCGTGGGATTATGCGACAGATGTCGAAAATAAAGCAGGAAGTTTTGCGCAAATTAGTACAATTGTCAAAGAAATTCGAGATGAAAATGAACACACTGTTTTAGTTGATGCGGGCGATTTGATTCAGGATAATTCTGCGGAACTGTTCAAAAATGATGACCATCATCCAGCCACAGAAGTGTTAAAAGCTTTGGATTATGATGTTTGGACGATGGGAAATCATGAGTTCGATTATGGCTTTGATGTTTTGGATAATATCACGGAGCAGTTTGACGGTGGTGTTTTAGCAGGAAACGTGCAGCTTGACGATGGGACACCGTATTTTGATTCGTATAAAATTGTGGAACGCGATGGTGTGAAAATTGGTTTTATTGGGATGACGACACCATTGGTTGCTGAATTTAAAAAAGATACAGATATTTTTGATGGAAAAAAATTAACAGATCCTGTCAAAGAAACGATTGAAGTTGTGAAAAACTTGAAAAAAGATGTGGATGTGTTAGTGGGTGTTGTCCACATGGGGATATCGAATGAAAATGATGTACATAACACCGGAGTAGCAGATATGGCAGAAGCAGTTCCAGAATTGGATGTGGTATTTGCTGGTCATATGCACACACTAGTAGAAGAAGAGTTCATCAATGATGTATTGATTGTAGAACCTGATAAATATGGTCGTTTTGTTTCGCGTGTTGACTTGACCTTGTCTAAAAATGAAGATGGTTATGAAGTCAAAGATAAATCTGGTTCTGCTATAGAAGTGGCTGGTTATGAAGAAGATCCTGAAATTAACGAATTACTAAAACCTTCGCATGAACGTGCCAGAAAAGATGCGAATACGGTGTTAGGTGAACTTGTAGGTATGGATTTAGTTCCTGAAAATGAGATTCAAGGGATTTCAGCTGCACAAATTCAAGAAACGCCTTTAGTCAATTTCTTTGGTGAAGTAATGCTTCACTATAGCCAAGGAGCCGATGTAGTCGCGTTTCAAATTGACACTGACACACCTTTGTTAGATATGGGAGAGATTAAGAAAAAAGACATTGCTCGAAATTACCAATTTACAGATGGGGAAGTAACCGTCTATGAAATCACCGGTAAAGATTTAAAAGATTATATGGAATGGGGCGCTGATTATTATAATCAAACGAGACCCGGCGATGTGACAGTCAGCTTTAATCCTGAACGCCGAACAAGTAAATACAATACGAATGATCGTTTTTACAATGTGAAATATGAGATTGATTTATCGCAAGAAGCGGGCAACCGAATTATCAATTTAAGACGTTTAGATGATACACCAATCAAAGATGATGAAACGCTTAAAATTGGGATGAATCAATATAGAATGAACTTTTTAGTATCAGAAGATGGTCCATTAGCGGGGAGAGAATTTAAAGAAGGGTATTCTACTTTTGCTCAAGATGCTTTTGGTGAAGTAGAAGGACGTATTAGAGAATTATCTGCTCGTTATATTAAAGAAGAGAAAAATGGCGTCTATGAAGGCGTATTACTAAATAATTGGAAAATTATTGGTGTAGATAATGATGCAGAGGTTCGACAAGATGTTGTCGACTTAGTGAATGCAGATATTTTGGAGTTACCAAGTATGGAAGATGGTAAAGTGACGAATATTGCGTCGATCAATATCAATGATGAAGTGACGCAAGAAAATATTGATGCACTAGCTAAAAAAGCCAATGTCAATGTGGATGAGTTGCAAAACATTCAAACAACTGGTGATTTATACAAAGCAATTAATGACAAGCGTAGTAAATAA
- the sufB gene encoding Fe-S cluster assembly protein SufB: MGVPELEEYKYGFHDDVEPVFSTGEGLTEDIVREISRVKGEPEWMLEFRLKSLEAFNKMPMQKWGPDLSDIDFNAIKYYQKPSDKPARDWEDVPEKIKETFERIGIPEAERAYLAGASAQYESEVVYHNMKEEFEKLGIIFTDTDSALKEYPEIFKQYFSKLVPPTDNKLAALNSAVWSGGTFIYVPKGVRVDVPLQTYFRINAENTGQFERTLIVVDEGASVHYVEGCTAPTYSSNSLHAAIVEIFTLKDAYCRYTTIQNWSDNVYNLVTKRAKAMEGATVEWIDGNLGAKTTMKYPSVYLEGEGARGTMLSIAFAGAKQIQDTGAKMIHNAPNTSSSIVSKSIAKDGGEVNYRGQVTFGKKSKGSISHIECDTIIMDDLSKSDTIPFNEIHNSQVALEHEAKVSKISEEQLYYLMSRGLSEGEATEMIVMGFVEPFTKELPMEYAVELNRLISYEMEGSVG; this comes from the coding sequence ATGGGAGTACCTGAATTAGAAGAATATAAATATGGTTTCCACGATGACGTGGAACCAGTCTTTAGTACCGGAGAAGGACTAACCGAAGATATCGTCCGTGAAATCTCACGTGTCAAAGGCGAACCAGAATGGATGTTAGAATTCCGTTTGAAATCATTGGAAGCCTTCAATAAAATGCCAATGCAAAAATGGGGTCCAGACTTATCAGATATTGATTTCAACGCCATTAAATACTACCAAAAACCAAGTGATAAACCAGCCCGTGATTGGGAAGATGTTCCTGAAAAAATCAAAGAAACCTTTGAACGTATCGGAATTCCCGAAGCAGAACGTGCCTATTTAGCTGGTGCTTCTGCACAATACGAATCAGAAGTAGTTTATCACAATATGAAAGAAGAATTTGAAAAACTAGGGATTATCTTTACAGATACCGATTCAGCATTAAAAGAATACCCAGAAATTTTCAAACAATACTTCTCAAAATTAGTGCCACCAACTGACAATAAATTAGCCGCATTAAACTCAGCCGTATGGTCAGGTGGAACCTTTATCTATGTACCAAAAGGTGTTCGTGTGGATGTGCCACTACAAACGTATTTCCGTATTAATGCTGAAAATACTGGTCAGTTTGAACGTACGTTAATTGTCGTTGACGAAGGTGCTAGTGTCCATTACGTTGAAGGTTGTACCGCACCAACGTATTCAAGTAACAGCTTGCATGCTGCGATTGTTGAAATCTTTACCTTAAAAGACGCATATTGCCGTTATACAACGATCCAAAACTGGTCAGATAACGTCTATAACTTAGTAACAAAACGCGCCAAAGCAATGGAAGGCGCAACCGTTGAATGGATTGATGGAAACCTAGGTGCCAAAACAACCATGAAATACCCAAGCGTTTACCTTGAAGGAGAAGGCGCACGCGGTACGATGTTGTCCATTGCCTTTGCAGGTGCCAAACAAATTCAAGATACGGGTGCTAAAATGATTCACAACGCACCAAATACCTCTAGTTCGATTGTATCTAAATCAATCGCCAAAGACGGTGGTGAAGTGAACTATCGTGGACAAGTAACATTCGGTAAGAAGAGTAAAGGTTCTATCTCACATATCGAATGTGACACCATCATTATGGATGACCTATCAAAATCTGATACCATTCCATTTAATGAAATCCACAACAGCCAAGTTGCCCTAGAGCACGAAGCCAAAGTATCAAAAATTTCAGAAGAACAATTATATTACCTAATGAGTCGCGGCCTTTCAGAAGGCGAAGCAACGGAAATGATTGTTATGGGATTTGTCGAACCATTTACCAAAGAACTTCCAATGGAGTACGCAGTTGAGTTGAATCGCTTGATTTCGTATGAGATGGAAGGGTCTGTAGGATAA
- the sufU gene encoding Fe-S cluster assembly sulfur transfer protein SufU, with protein MALSRLDNLYRQVILDHSSHPHHHGSLEKSNQRIELNNPTCGDVIHLELNMEDDIIQDIAFSGHGCSISTASASMMTEAVLGKTLAEAMALSENFSQLVQGNDVPELDKLGDAAMLGGVAKFPARIKCATLAWKALEKALDNPEMGIGESGFMKHEED; from the coding sequence ATGGCACTATCTAGATTAGATAATTTATACCGTCAAGTGATTTTGGATCACTCCAGTCATCCACATCATCACGGTAGCTTAGAAAAATCAAATCAACGAATCGAATTAAACAATCCAACCTGTGGCGATGTGATCCATTTGGAATTAAATATGGAAGATGACATCATTCAAGACATTGCCTTTTCTGGACACGGTTGTTCCATCAGTACCGCTAGTGCGTCAATGATGACCGAAGCGGTACTTGGTAAAACATTGGCAGAAGCGATGGCGTTATCCGAAAATTTCTCTCAATTAGTCCAAGGAAACGATGTCCCAGAGTTGGATAAATTAGGCGATGCAGCGATGCTTGGCGGTGTCGCAAAATTTCCAGCCCGCATTAAATGTGCAACTTTAGCTTGGAAAGCCCTTGAAAAAGCCTTAGATAATCCTGAAATGGGAATTGGCGAAAGTGGCTTTATGAAGCATGAAGAAGATTAA
- a CDS encoding cysteine desulfurase: protein MINAQNLRQEFPILNQIVNDEPLVYLDNAATTQKPDAVLQALTDYYHQNNANVHRGVHTLAERATHDYEASREKVRRFIHAKETAEVLFTRGTTTGLNWVSRSFGDAFVQEGDEIVISYMEHHSNIIPWQQLATRKKAKLKYIALTPEGFLDMEDAKRQITDKTALVSVAHASNVLGVINPIKELAELAHAHDAVMVVDGAQAVPHMPVDVQALDADFYAFSAHKMCGPTGMGILYGKRKWLEQMEPVEFGGEMIDFVHLYESTWKELPWKFEAGTPNIADAIGLGAAVDYLEALGMQEIHDYEASLVAYVLPKLQAIEGLTVYGPQNPDDHTGVIAFNLDGIHPHDVATALDMEGVAVRAGHHCAQPLLNYLDVPATARASFYIYNTKEDADRLVEAIQATKEFFKHGTI from the coding sequence ATGATTAATGCCCAAAATCTTCGACAAGAATTTCCCATTTTGAATCAAATTGTCAACGATGAACCGCTTGTTTATCTTGATAATGCTGCAACGACACAAAAACCGGATGCTGTTTTACAAGCCTTGACGGACTATTATCATCAAAATAACGCGAATGTTCATCGAGGAGTGCATACATTAGCAGAACGTGCGACCCATGATTACGAAGCCTCAAGAGAAAAAGTTCGTCGTTTTATTCATGCGAAAGAAACTGCAGAAGTTTTGTTCACTCGTGGAACGACAACTGGATTAAATTGGGTATCACGAAGTTTTGGGGATGCATTTGTTCAAGAAGGCGATGAAATCGTCATTTCATATATGGAACATCATTCCAACATTATTCCTTGGCAACAATTAGCAACTCGTAAAAAAGCGAAATTGAAATACATTGCGCTAACACCAGAAGGCTTTTTGGATATGGAAGATGCCAAACGTCAGATTACAGATAAAACGGCACTTGTCTCTGTCGCCCATGCGTCAAATGTGCTAGGTGTGATTAATCCAATCAAAGAATTGGCGGAGCTTGCCCATGCACACGATGCAGTGATGGTGGTCGACGGCGCACAAGCAGTCCCACATATGCCAGTTGATGTGCAAGCGTTAGACGCTGATTTCTATGCGTTTAGTGCTCATAAGATGTGTGGTCCCACAGGAATGGGGATTTTATACGGCAAACGTAAATGGTTAGAGCAAATGGAACCTGTGGAATTTGGTGGCGAAATGATTGATTTTGTCCATTTATATGAAAGCACATGGAAAGAACTACCTTGGAAATTTGAAGCCGGCACGCCCAATATTGCGGATGCAATTGGCTTAGGAGCGGCTGTGGATTATTTAGAAGCGTTAGGAATGCAAGAAATTCATGATTATGAAGCAAGTTTAGTGGCATATGTTTTACCAAAATTACAGGCGATTGAAGGATTGACGGTCTATGGACCACAAAACCCAGATGACCATACAGGTGTGATTGCCTTTAATTTAGATGGTATTCATCCACATGATGTGGCAACCGCATTGGATATGGAAGGGGTCGCTGTACGTGCAGGACATCATTGTGCCCAACCATTATTGAATTACTTAGATGTTCCGGCAACTGCTCGCGCAAGTTTTTACATTTACAATACCAAAGAAGATGCTGATCGTTTAGTGGAAGCAATTCAAGCAACAAAGGAGTTTTTCAAACATGGCACTATCTAG
- the sufD gene encoding Fe-S cluster assembly protein SufD — protein sequence MKNNLKDYLDAVNVFSALKEEPAWMLELRQAALDKVDALPFPVIERVKYERWPLLNIDETELNGENVVEGTIPSFDEMSDHPILVQQDGATVFEQLPQHLIDQGVIFTDLFTAMQEHSDLVKEYYMTKAVPVDEDKMTAAHAAFMNGGMFLYVPKNVVIEEPIEAVFHHNGNAATHFFKHVLIVADEHSEFSYLERFITKGAEAEKVSGNVVVEVIAKPGSKVKYSAIDQLGVNLSTYMNRRGYIMRDASVDWALGVMNEGNIVADFDSDLVGEGSHSEVKAVAISAGRQIQAIDTRVTNKAPHSIGHILQHGVIRERGTLTFNGIGHILKGAKGADAQQESRVLMLSDKARGDANPILLIDENEVTAGHAASVGRVDPEEMYYLMSRGLRKEDAERLVIRGFLGSVLTAIPVKEVQKELIDVIEGKLNA from the coding sequence ATGAAAAACAACTTGAAAGACTATCTTGACGCAGTCAACGTTTTTTCAGCTCTAAAGGAAGAACCTGCTTGGATGCTTGAATTGCGTCAAGCTGCGTTAGACAAAGTAGATGCACTACCATTTCCAGTCATTGAACGTGTGAAATATGAGCGCTGGCCATTATTGAACATTGATGAAACTGAATTAAATGGTGAAAATGTGGTAGAAGGAACTATTCCGTCATTTGACGAAATGAGCGACCATCCAATTTTAGTACAACAAGATGGCGCAACCGTTTTTGAACAACTTCCACAACATTTAATCGATCAAGGCGTCATTTTTACCGATTTGTTTACAGCAATGCAAGAGCATTCCGATTTAGTAAAAGAATACTACATGACGAAAGCTGTACCAGTGGATGAAGATAAAATGACAGCCGCACATGCAGCCTTTATGAATGGTGGTATGTTCTTATATGTACCAAAAAATGTTGTCATTGAAGAACCAATCGAAGCGGTTTTCCATCATAATGGCAATGCAGCAACGCATTTCTTCAAACATGTCTTAATCGTTGCGGACGAACACAGTGAATTTAGCTATTTAGAACGTTTTATTACAAAAGGCGCAGAAGCTGAAAAAGTTTCTGGGAATGTGGTTGTTGAAGTCATTGCTAAACCAGGTTCAAAAGTGAAATATTCAGCGATTGACCAACTAGGTGTGAACTTATCCACTTATATGAATCGTCGTGGTTATATCATGCGAGACGCTTCTGTTGATTGGGCTTTAGGCGTAATGAATGAAGGCAATATCGTAGCCGATTTTGATTCTGATTTAGTCGGTGAAGGTTCTCATTCGGAAGTAAAAGCAGTTGCAATCAGTGCGGGACGTCAAATTCAAGCAATTGATACGCGCGTAACCAATAAAGCACCACATTCAATTGGTCACATTTTACAGCACGGCGTTATTCGTGAACGTGGAACCTTAACATTTAACGGCATTGGTCACATTCTAAAAGGCGCAAAAGGTGCTGATGCGCAACAAGAAAGTCGTGTCCTAATGCTATCCGATAAAGCGCGTGGCGATGCTAACCCAATTTTATTAATTGATGAAAATGAAGTAACCGCGGGACATGCAGCCAGTGTTGGTCGTGTCGATCCAGAAGAAATGTACTATTTAATGAGTCGTGGTCTTCGTAAAGAAGATGCAGAACGCTTGGTTATCCGCGGATTCTTAGGTTCTGTCTTAACAGCGATTCCAGTCAAAGAAGTTCAAAAAGAATTAATTGATGTTATTGAAGGGAAGTTGAACGCATGA
- the sufC gene encoding Fe-S cluster assembly ATPase SufC yields the protein MSVLEIKNLHVSIEDKKILKGVNLTLNTGEIHAIMGPNGTGKSTLSAAIMGNPNFDVTEGEILFDGEDVLEMEVDERARLGLFLAMQYPSEIPGITNAEFMRAAINAKREEDDKISVMDFIKKLDEKMDLLNMPEEMAERYLNEGFSGGEKKRNEILQLLMLEPTFAILDEIDSGLDIDALKVVAKGVNEMRGEGFGALIITHYQRLLNYITPDVVHIMMEGRVVMTGDADLARRLEAEGYAGISKELGIDYKEEEA from the coding sequence ATGTCTGTTTTAGAAATCAAAAACTTGCATGTTTCAATTGAAGATAAAAAAATCTTAAAAGGTGTTAACTTAACTTTAAATACAGGTGAAATTCACGCAATCATGGGACCAAATGGAACAGGTAAATCAACTTTATCTGCAGCAATTATGGGAAATCCTAACTTTGACGTGACAGAAGGCGAAATCTTATTTGATGGCGAAGATGTGTTAGAAATGGAAGTTGATGAACGCGCACGTTTAGGTCTGTTTTTAGCGATGCAATACCCAAGTGAAATCCCAGGAATCACCAATGCAGAATTCATGCGTGCGGCGATTAATGCCAAACGTGAAGAAGACGATAAAATTTCTGTGATGGACTTCATCAAAAAATTAGATGAAAAAATGGATTTATTAAACATGCCGGAAGAAATGGCAGAACGTTATTTAAATGAAGGTTTCTCTGGTGGAGAGAAAAAACGTAATGAAATTTTACAATTATTGATGTTAGAACCAACCTTTGCTATTTTAGATGAAATTGACTCTGGTTTAGATATTGATGCCTTAAAAGTAGTTGCCAAAGGGGTAAATGAAATGCGCGGCGAAGGATTTGGCGCGTTAATCATTACACATTACCAACGTCTATTGAACTACATCACACCAGATGTGGTGCATATTATGATGGAAGGTCGCGTTGTGATGACTGGTGATGCTGACTTAGCTCGTCGTTTAGAAGCAGAAGGTTATGCAGGTATCAGTAAGGAATTAGGTATCGATTACAAAGAAGAAGAAGCGTAA
- a CDS encoding GNAT family N-acetyltransferase — protein MRYQLKPITQDNWREAANLSVAENQKSLIEENRDSLLEATYDRALQWTPIGLYVDHKMVGFAMIGAENQTERSIWFDRFMIDHRHQKQGYGHALFRAVLTYLKDHYRNVDTIYLSVHKENVKAFPFYESFGFVQLNEEDPQNGELIMQHTLTRD, from the coding sequence ATGAGATACCAACTAAAACCAATTACACAAGACAATTGGCGTGAAGCAGCAAACTTATCTGTTGCGGAGAATCAAAAAAGTTTAATTGAAGAAAATCGTGATTCATTACTCGAAGCAACGTATGACCGTGCGTTACAGTGGACCCCTATTGGCTTATATGTGGATCATAAAATGGTTGGTTTTGCGATGATTGGCGCAGAAAATCAAACGGAGCGTTCGATTTGGTTTGATCGTTTTATGATTGACCATCGTCATCAAAAACAAGGCTATGGTCACGCATTGTTTCGTGCGGTGCTGACGTATTTAAAAGATCACTACAGAAATGTCGATACGATTTATTTAAGTGTGCACAAAGAAAATGTCAAAGCATTTCCTTTTTATGAGTCATTTGGGTTTGTTCAACTCAATGAAGAAGATCCTCAAAATGGCGAACTAATTATGCAACATACCCTGACACGTGACTAA